Below is a genomic region from Streptomyces ferrugineus.
AGCCGGCGGGCCTGCGCCAGCAGTGCGCCGAACTCCTCGGCCCACCCGCCGGGGGCGGCCACCAGCTCCGGGATCTCCAGGGAGCGCAGCCAACCCCAGGCCAGACGGACGATCGGCTTGAAGCGGGGGTTGACGGGTTGGCGCAGGATGTCCGCCTCCGTCCCGGTGAACTGTGCCTCCTTGGCCCGGCGGCAGGCCAGCAGGAGGAACTCCCGGCCACCGTCGGCGGCGAGCGCGTCCCTGAGGATCTCGTTGTCGCGCAGACGCTCGGTCACCAGGTCGGCCACCTGGAAGTCGATCCGGCGGCAGCCGAAGTCGGCCCCGAGGGGGAGGCTGTGGGGCTCCATGTCCGTGATGAGGGTGAAGTCGGTGGTCGAGGAGCCGATGTCGACCACCAGGACCCGGCTGTCGCGGGGCTGCTCGGCGATGCTCCGGTCCGCCGCGTCGGCCGCGGCACCGGGACGGCGGACATGGACGAGCGCCGCCTGCGACTCCGGCAGCAGCCGGGTCCTGATCCCGTCGAGTTTCAGGTGCTTTCCGTAGGCTTTGATCACCTCGGGGCTCCAGCCCGCCGGATGCCCGACGACCATCGTCGGCTTGGCGGTCTCCTCGGTCTCCTCGGCCCGTTCCGACTGGGTGGCGAGGAACTCCGCGAGCAGCGACTGGACGAACAGCACCGCCTCCGGTGTCTCGAATCGCACGGGATCCGGTCCCTGCTTGAAGTTCAGGCTGAACTCGGCGGCGCCCGCCGCGTACACGGCCTCCTCCCCGAGCAGACGGCGGCGGTCGGTGGCCGCACGGGCCATGGCGGTGAGCACGCTGCGTTCCCTGGTGGACTGGCGCTGGAAGATGTGGATGTCGCCTTCGCCGTTGCGCGTCGTCCAGGCGAGAGTGGTCTCGCCGTCGCCGAGGTCGAGCCCGATGACAAGGCCGTCGGGAGTGGTGGTCACCATGTCTGGGCCTCCCCCTGAGTGGTGTGACCGGT
It encodes:
- a CDS encoding Hsp70 family protein, whose product is MVTTTPDGLVIGLDLGDGETTLAWTTRNGEGDIHIFQRQSTRERSVLTAMARAATDRRRLLGEEAVYAAGAAEFSLNFKQGPDPVRFETPEAVLFVQSLLAEFLATQSERAEETEETAKPTMVVGHPAGWSPEVIKAYGKHLKLDGIRTRLLPESQAALVHVRRPGAAADAADRSIAEQPRDSRVLVVDIGSSTTDFTLITDMEPHSLPLGADFGCRRIDFQVADLVTERLRDNEILRDALAADGGREFLLLACRRAKEAQFTGTEADILRQPVNPRFKPIVRLAWGWLRSLEIPELVAAPGGWAEEFGALLAQARRLMADKDPDQVVLTGGGSRMPFTRRICAEIFPTAVVENDPEPAFSVARGLALAGHTELRLERFRAALAALLDEPELGELCEEHITEGFAELQRRLIREVRTMRDAPGGDEARTRQLVEGEGEPLAITELRHALNQRLGERVSSLCREHGVPHDALNLEFQLPLSVAETVTERLLSYMRSKGTLRSGRISWAMSNQRRMIEQGNRNPLQPTKPGHPYLEMARVAWQWGGPAILEAADRLTVRKMVKDIEALSLEEGKVDELVEKIRAHIRDQLLGRLTEIEKLIF